Proteins co-encoded in one Gammaproteobacteria bacterium genomic window:
- a CDS encoding SIMPL domain-containing protein (The SIMPL domain is named for its presence in mouse protein SIMPL (signalling molecule that associates with mouse pelle-like kinase). Bacterial member BP26, from Brucella, was shown to assemble into a channel-like structure, while YggE from E. coli has been associated with resistance to oxidative stress.) — MDRTKSSGMVLLGIFVAAGLASAGYFVSQTLYNAKVALNTAEAKGLAERRVTSDQANWSVGFKVSGAKRAQVPQLYQQAEQHQATIRDLLKQNGFDDAEIELGVLDYSYQEYRDDKQKLVDQIHMLSGSINVETSKVDKVGAVRASVNKLIAKGIDVENRPPTYRFTRLNDIKPEMLREATKNARLAANEFAENAGVNVGGIRDARQGSFYVRDAGSEYGDTAKIEKDVRVVTTITFYLTE; from the coding sequence ATGGACCGTACCAAATCCAGCGGAATGGTTTTATTAGGTATATTCGTGGCAGCGGGGTTAGCATCAGCCGGTTATTTTGTCAGCCAGACTTTGTATAACGCCAAAGTCGCTCTCAACACGGCCGAAGCGAAAGGACTGGCCGAACGTCGGGTAACGTCGGATCAGGCAAATTGGTCAGTGGGGTTTAAAGTATCCGGAGCCAAACGCGCCCAAGTTCCGCAGTTGTACCAACAAGCAGAACAACATCAGGCAACGATTCGAGATTTGTTAAAACAAAATGGATTCGATGATGCCGAGATTGAATTGGGTGTATTGGATTACAGCTACCAGGAATACCGGGACGATAAACAAAAACTGGTGGATCAGATTCACATGCTGAGTGGTTCGATTAATGTGGAAACGTCAAAAGTAGACAAAGTCGGTGCTGTCCGTGCCAGTGTAAACAAATTGATTGCTAAGGGGATCGATGTGGAGAACCGGCCACCAACCTACCGGTTTACCCGCTTAAACGACATCAAGCCGGAAATGTTGCGGGAAGCAACCAAGAATGCTCGCCTTGCCGCCAATGAGTTTGCAGAAAATGCCGGTGTCAACGTAGGGGGAATTCGCGATGCGCGACAAGGGAGTTTTTACGTTCGTGACGCCGGTTCCGAATACGGAGATACAGCTAAAATAGAGAAAGACGTTCGCGTGGTAACCACCATCACTTTTTATTTAACCGAATAA
- a CDS encoding histidine kinase translates to MQSLSLKFRITALALLVAVVPLFIFNIISAKSTRDNMIQTVSNGIQAESILLGDMVSRFLSQRLNNAMLLRQTVAIWDKNPEKLTQLKDYLHSISAEQETINDIKLVDSSGKVLISSTQAGSEGLYLWDVTVGIKDLFNKTRDAANDSIYTSEARQSKLGAEFNLLTAVLDDHGKAGHVLVIESNIDDIRKTVVEFNKGRRLSRDTYVVDKLGTIIVTNHDTNASFAPLPDTRIQPAMLSEGKHGIAFYKNSQNVRVVAGYRDIEEMGTNKGLNWSIITVTPIEQIVKPAQETSQVLNSIGILVSGIAVLVAYVFAGKISVPLQRTVALAEEIRRGNYSQRLESNLGGEIGSLATAINEMADKVEQRTAEIVTRNEKLTSEIVERKIAQDRLQKISHKIVRLQEEERRRVSRELHDGINQLLVSVKYKIENFGEKFSVDSEQALKDIKTAQIFLDEAIAEVRRVSHDLRPSVLDDLGLAPALANLIRRFSERSLLDVELKGAQDGNFLRLPSDVETAMYRIVQEALTNIDKHANATKVLVNLSHTDANVTIRIEDNGEGFSLQKAMRKSRNSQGMGLRNMRERIELLQGSFFIHSDIGRGTFIEVRAPLKIHTPLNLET, encoded by the coding sequence ATGCAGTCGCTGTCATTAAAATTTCGGATTACGGCCCTGGCCTTACTGGTCGCGGTGGTACCGTTGTTCATTTTCAATATTATCAGTGCGAAAAGCACTAGAGACAACATGATCCAAACGGTATCCAACGGCATTCAGGCTGAATCCATATTGTTAGGTGATATGGTTAGTCGTTTTTTGTCTCAACGATTGAATAATGCGATGTTGCTGCGACAGACCGTAGCGATTTGGGACAAAAATCCTGAAAAACTGACCCAGCTCAAAGACTATCTCCATTCCATCAGTGCTGAACAAGAAACCATTAATGATATAAAGTTAGTCGATAGTTCCGGTAAAGTTCTTATTAGCAGCACTCAAGCTGGTAGCGAGGGGTTATATCTCTGGGATGTAACTGTAGGTATAAAAGACTTGTTTAACAAAACTCGCGATGCGGCTAATGACAGCATTTATACTTCTGAAGCTCGACAAAGTAAACTAGGCGCCGAATTTAATCTTCTTACAGCTGTTCTGGATGATCACGGTAAAGCCGGCCATGTATTGGTTATAGAAAGTAATATCGACGATATTCGTAAAACAGTGGTGGAGTTCAACAAAGGCAGGCGTTTAAGCCGGGATACCTATGTGGTGGACAAATTGGGCACCATTATTGTTACCAACCATGATACTAATGCGAGCTTCGCACCATTACCGGATACCCGTATACAACCGGCTATGTTGAGTGAAGGTAAGCACGGTATCGCTTTTTACAAAAACTCGCAAAATGTCCGTGTGGTGGCGGGATATCGAGATATTGAAGAGATGGGCACCAATAAGGGTTTAAACTGGAGTATTATTACAGTTACCCCCATCGAACAAATCGTAAAACCCGCCCAAGAGACCAGTCAAGTACTCAATTCCATCGGAATTTTAGTGTCTGGTATCGCTGTTTTAGTGGCCTACGTGTTTGCCGGTAAAATATCCGTGCCCTTGCAACGCACAGTAGCGTTGGCAGAGGAGATTCGCAGAGGAAATTATTCCCAACGTTTGGAATCCAATTTAGGTGGCGAAATAGGTTCTCTGGCAACCGCTATCAATGAAATGGCGGATAAAGTGGAACAACGCACGGCGGAAATCGTTACTCGTAATGAAAAACTCACATCTGAGATTGTCGAACGTAAAATTGCTCAGGATCGACTTCAAAAAATTTCACATAAAATTGTGCGGCTGCAAGAAGAAGAACGTCGTCGGGTTTCACGTGAATTGCATGACGGTATTAATCAATTGCTCGTATCCGTTAAATATAAAATAGAAAACTTTGGCGAGAAATTCAGTGTGGATTCCGAGCAAGCATTAAAAGACATAAAAACTGCACAGATATTTTTAGATGAAGCCATCGCGGAAGTAAGGCGGGTATCGCATGACTTACGTCCCAGCGTATTGGATGATCTGGGGCTGGCGCCGGCGTTGGCTAATTTGATTCGACGCTTTTCCGAGCGAAGTTTGTTGGATGTGGAATTGAAAGGGGCACAAGATGGTAATTTTTTACGCTTACCGTCTGACGTGGAAACAGCCATGTACAGAATTGTACAGGAAGCGTTAACTAACATAGATAAACACGCCAATGCCACAAAAGTGTTGGTGAATTTGTCCCACACAGATGCCAATGTTACGATTAGAATTGAGGATAATGGCGAAGGTTTTAGTTTACAAAAGGCTATGCGGAAATCCAGAAACTCTCAGGGCATGGGCTTACGCAATATGCGAGAGCGTATTGAATTGTTACAAGGATCGTTTTTTATACATTCCGATATTGGAAGAGGCACATTTATAGAGGTGCGAGCGCCTCTTAAAATACATACACCGTTAAATTTAGAAACTTAG